In the genome of Solibacillus silvestris, one region contains:
- a CDS encoding cysteine synthase A: MSKLANSVADLVGRTPIVKLNNATSENEGTVYVKLEYFNPGSSVKDRLALAMVEAAEKDGTLKPGGTIIEPTSGNTGIGLAMIAAAKGYKAILVMPETMSLERRNLLRAYGADLVLTPGPEGMKGAIAKAEELSKSEGYFLPQQFKNEANAEIHRLTTGPEIAEAFEQEGLKLDAFVAGVGTGGTITGAGEVLKSKFPEIEIIAVEPKDSPILSGGNPGPHKIQGIGAGFIPDVLNTEVYDSVLPVENETAFEYARKVAREEGILAGISSGAAIYAAIETAKRLGKGKNVLAIIPSNGERYLSTPLYQFED; this comes from the coding sequence ATGAGTAAATTAGCAAATTCAGTGGCGGACTTAGTAGGGCGCACACCAATCGTAAAATTAAACAATGCAACAAGTGAAAATGAAGGTACAGTTTACGTAAAGCTTGAATACTTTAACCCAGGTTCTTCAGTAAAAGACCGTTTAGCTTTAGCGATGGTTGAAGCAGCAGAAAAAGACGGCACATTAAAGCCAGGCGGTACAATCATCGAGCCAACTTCTGGTAACACAGGGATCGGTTTAGCGATGATTGCTGCAGCAAAAGGCTATAAAGCGATTTTAGTAATGCCAGAAACTATGTCACTAGAGCGTCGCAACCTTTTACGTGCTTATGGTGCTGATTTAGTATTAACACCAGGTCCAGAAGGTATGAAAGGTGCAATTGCAAAAGCAGAAGAATTATCAAAATCAGAAGGCTACTTCTTGCCACAACAATTCAAAAACGAAGCAAACGCAGAAATTCACCGTTTAACAACAGGTCCTGAAATTGCGGAAGCATTCGAACAAGAAGGCTTAAAATTAGATGCATTTGTTGCTGGTGTAGGTACTGGCGGTACAATTACTGGTGCAGGTGAAGTACTGAAAAGCAAATTCCCTGAAATTGAAATTATTGCGGTTGAACCTAAAGATTCTCCAATTCTTTCAGGCGGTAACCCTGGTCCACATAAAATTCAAGGTATTGGTGCAGGTTTCATTCCGGACGTATTAAACACAGAAGTATATGATTCTGTCTTACCGGTTGAAAACGAAACGGCATTCGAATATGCTCGTAAAGTAGCGCGTGAAGAAGGCATTTTAGCTGGTATTTCTTCAGGTGCAGCAATTTATGCAGCAATCGAAACAGCAAAACGTTTAGGCAAAGGCAAAAACGTATTAGCAATTATCCCATCAAACGGTGAGCGCTACTTATCAACGCCTTTATACCAATTTGAAGACTAA
- a CDS encoding para-aminobenzoate synthase, with product MQQLETHTFYMTKDEFYYSFQEQTAMEKQRAFLESGRGGHFSIAAWQPIATAKSVAHGLELKWKNGETELKTGEALAELEKVIAEYKLEANPNLPDFQGGAIGFISYDYARTIEVLPNNAEDDLHVPDLYFYLFDHWAVRNVQTGEVTLMKFSTCDVDLLSWQTDWQQHAEVGLEKRHFNQETAKNMQQDEAELQVSFSGDAFESAIHKIQQYIGQGDVFQVNLSVRQAKKLSAAPIAMYEAVRSFNPSPYMAYIESEDFAVVSGSPELLVKRKNNELSTRPIAGTRPRGASEEQDVALANELIEHEKERAEHVMLVDLERNDLGRVSKYGTVEVNEFMVIEHYSHVMHIVSNVRGEIAQGKTNADVIRAMFPGGTITGAPKIRTMEIIEELEPVRRGLYTGSIGWIGYTGDLELNIVIRTAYIQDGIAYIQAGAGIVIDSIPENEYIEAMNKAKAMWQAKAMAEEVSK from the coding sequence ATGCAACAACTAGAAACACATACATTTTACATGACAAAAGATGAGTTTTATTATAGTTTCCAGGAACAGACGGCAATGGAAAAACAGCGTGCGTTTCTGGAAAGCGGCAGGGGCGGGCATTTTTCAATTGCTGCATGGCAGCCAATTGCAACAGCAAAGTCAGTGGCACACGGTCTGGAACTGAAGTGGAAAAATGGAGAGACAGAACTGAAAACAGGTGAGGCACTGGCGGAATTAGAAAAAGTAATCGCAGAGTATAAGCTTGAAGCGAATCCGAATCTGCCTGATTTCCAAGGTGGAGCAATTGGATTTATTTCGTATGACTATGCTCGCACGATTGAAGTTCTTCCAAATAATGCCGAAGATGACTTACACGTACCGGATCTTTATTTTTATTTGTTTGATCATTGGGCAGTCCGGAATGTCCAAACAGGTGAAGTAACATTGATGAAGTTTTCTACTTGTGACGTCGATTTACTTTCATGGCAAACGGATTGGCAACAGCATGCGGAAGTCGGGTTGGAAAAGCGTCATTTTAATCAGGAAACAGCTAAAAACATGCAGCAGGATGAAGCGGAATTACAAGTTTCCTTCAGTGGGGATGCATTTGAATCTGCTATACATAAAATTCAGCAGTATATTGGACAAGGTGATGTGTTCCAGGTGAACTTGTCGGTGCGCCAGGCGAAAAAACTTTCTGCAGCACCGATTGCGATGTATGAGGCAGTTCGTTCGTTTAATCCTTCACCGTATATGGCTTATATTGAAAGTGAGGATTTTGCGGTTGTTAGCGGCTCGCCGGAATTGCTTGTAAAACGTAAAAACAATGAGCTGTCAACAAGACCAATTGCAGGAACACGTCCGCGCGGAGCTTCGGAAGAACAGGATGTGGCTTTAGCCAATGAACTGATTGAGCATGAAAAAGAGCGTGCAGAACATGTCATGTTAGTTGATCTAGAGCGCAATGATTTAGGAAGAGTAAGCAAATACGGAACGGTAGAAGTAAATGAGTTTATGGTTATCGAGCATTATTCGCATGTGATGCATATTGTTTCGAATGTGCGCGGGGAAATTGCACAAGGAAAAACAAATGCGGATGTCATTCGGGCAATGTTCCCCGGTGGTACGATTACAGGGGCACCGAAAATCCGTACGATGGAAATTATTGAAGAGCTGGAGCCGGTACGCCGTGGTCTTTACACAGGATCAATCGGCTGGATTGGCTACACAGGTGACTTAGAGCTAAATATCGTTATCCGTACAGCGTATATTCAAGATGGTATTGCGTACATTCAGGCGGGTGCCGGTATTGTCATAGATTCCATTCCGGAAAACGAGTATATTGAAGCGATGAATAAAGCGAAGGCAATGTGGCAGGCAAAAGCGATGGCAGAAGAGGTGAGCAAATGA
- a CDS encoding glutamine amidotransferase (TrpG; with TrpE catalyzes the formation of anthranilate and glutamate from chorismate and glutamine; TrpG provides the glutamine amidotransferase activity) produces MILMIDNYDSFTYNLVQYFGEFGHELVVKRNDEITVEEIEKLRPMMLVISPGPCTPNDAGESLRIIEHFTDKLPILGVCLGHQAIAQVFGGNVVRAERLMHGKTSPVLHKGIGLHRKNANPFLATRYHSLIVEPTTLPDCLEVTAWTAEGEIMGLRHKEYPIEGVQYHPESIMTEDGKQLLRTFIESYC; encoded by the coding sequence ATGATTTTAATGATTGATAACTATGATTCGTTTACATATAACTTAGTGCAATACTTCGGTGAATTCGGTCATGAATTGGTCGTAAAGCGCAATGATGAGATTACGGTCGAGGAAATTGAAAAACTTCGACCAATGATGCTTGTCATCTCACCAGGGCCGTGTACACCAAACGATGCCGGAGAAAGTCTCCGTATCATCGAACATTTCACAGACAAGCTTCCGATTTTAGGTGTGTGCTTAGGTCATCAGGCGATTGCACAAGTATTTGGCGGCAATGTTGTGCGTGCTGAGAGATTGATGCACGGGAAAACTTCCCCAGTTCTTCATAAGGGGATTGGTCTGCATAGAAAAAATGCGAACCCATTTTTGGCAACACGCTACCATTCACTGATTGTAGAACCGACAACTTTACCGGACTGTCTGGAAGTGACAGCTTGGACAGCGGAAGGCGAAATTATGGGGCTGCGACATAAAGAATATCCGATTGAAGGGGTTCAATATCACCCGGAATCAATTATGACCGAAGACGGCAAGCAGCTGTTACGCACATTTATTGAGTCCTATTGTTAG
- a CDS encoding 4-amino-4-deoxychorismate lyase: MLCWMNGQYIDEQDLKISPFDHGFLYGLGFFETFRTYEGKAVYLHEHFSRLLEALKEYRIHFPYTLQNIEEVIEKLNAQDGKEGYFRLNVSAGVHPIGLAPSEYTEPTVILFRKELPEMVRGTEKEAVWLKTARNSPEQQTRYKSHHYGNNVRARLELPSLASQEGFFTDQNGVIAEGITSNVFWIKDGILYTPSTNLGILPGITRKKVIQLAEELQIPVREGRFMAWELEQADECFITTAVQELVPISRIGEVRFAGSEGRLYKKLHQKYLQKIVMCLGDRHVRKL, encoded by the coding sequence ATGCTATGTTGGATGAATGGACAGTATATCGATGAACAAGATTTGAAAATTTCTCCGTTTGATCACGGTTTTTTATATGGACTCGGTTTTTTTGAAACATTTCGTACATATGAGGGAAAGGCTGTCTATTTGCATGAACATTTCAGCCGTCTGCTTGAAGCATTAAAAGAATACCGTATTCATTTTCCGTATACGTTACAGAACATAGAAGAGGTCATTGAAAAGCTCAATGCACAGGACGGCAAAGAAGGGTATTTTCGTTTAAATGTATCAGCCGGTGTGCATCCAATTGGACTTGCACCCTCCGAGTATACCGAACCGACCGTTATTCTGTTTCGTAAAGAACTGCCAGAAATGGTACGCGGGACAGAAAAAGAAGCGGTGTGGCTGAAAACAGCCCGTAACTCTCCGGAACAGCAGACCCGCTATAAAAGCCATCACTACGGCAATAATGTACGAGCGCGGTTAGAGTTACCGAGTTTAGCTTCTCAAGAAGGTTTCTTTACCGATCAGAACGGTGTTATCGCAGAAGGCATTACGTCAAATGTCTTTTGGATAAAAGATGGTATACTGTATACGCCTTCTACTAATTTAGGTATTTTACCGGGGATTACACGTAAAAAAGTCATTCAACTCGCTGAAGAACTCCAAATTCCGGTACGAGAAGGCCGCTTTATGGCATGGGAATTGGAACAGGCGGATGAATGCTTTATTACAACAGCTGTACAGGAGCTCGTACCGATTTCCCGTATTGGGGAGGTACGCTTTGCGGGCAGTGAAGGCAGACTTTATAAAAAGTTGCATCAAAAATATTTACAAAAAATTGTTATGTGTTTAGGAGACCGTCATGTTAGAAAACTATAA
- a CDS encoding dihydropteroate synthase — MLENYKVLTLNGIELDFRKETFVMGILNVTPDSFSDGGRFNSVEKAVAQAKKMVADGAKIIDVGGESTRPGYTRISDEEEIARVVPVIRALLKEVPTIISIDTYKSNVARAAIEAGAHIINDIWGAKADPEMASVAAELDVPIILMHNRLSDQYDNYFNDYMADMQESIAIVKAAGVRDEHIFLDPGIGFVKSLSESIETMQRLDELVALGYPVLLATSRKRMIGSILELPVDDRVEGTAATCAFGVQKGCHMMRVHDVKEVARTVKMMDALVGKFEVQGELAPRH; from the coding sequence ATGTTAGAAAACTATAAAGTACTCACATTAAATGGGATCGAACTGGATTTTCGTAAAGAAACATTCGTGATGGGCATTTTAAATGTAACACCGGACTCATTTTCGGATGGCGGCAGGTTCAATTCAGTTGAAAAAGCAGTTGCACAGGCAAAAAAAATGGTGGCAGATGGCGCAAAAATTATCGATGTTGGCGGGGAATCAACACGCCCTGGCTATACACGGATTTCAGATGAGGAAGAAATTGCACGTGTTGTACCGGTAATTCGAGCGCTTTTAAAAGAAGTACCTACGATTATTTCAATTGATACGTATAAATCGAATGTTGCGCGTGCTGCAATTGAAGCAGGGGCACATATTATTAATGATATATGGGGCGCAAAGGCGGATCCGGAAATGGCAAGTGTCGCGGCAGAACTCGATGTGCCGATTATTTTAATGCATAACCGCCTGTCAGATCAGTACGATAACTACTTCAACGATTATATGGCCGATATGCAGGAAAGTATTGCGATTGTAAAAGCAGCAGGTGTACGTGACGAGCATATTTTCCTTGATCCTGGTATCGGTTTTGTGAAAAGTTTAAGTGAAAGTATTGAAACGATGCAGCGCCTTGATGAGCTTGTTGCATTAGGCTATCCAGTATTGCTTGCGACATCACGCAAGCGTATGATCGGATCGATTTTGGAACTACCCGTAGATGACCGAGTGGAAGGGACAGCCGCTACTTGTGCATTTGGTGTCCAAAAGGGCTGCCATATGATGCGTGTTCATGATGTAAAGGAAGTGGCGCGTACAGTGAAGATGATGGATGCGCTTGTAGGGAAATTTGAAGTACAAGGTGAATTGGCACCGAGACATTAA
- a CDS encoding dihydroneopterin aldolase, whose product MDYIHLKEMQFFGYHGVLPEENVLGQRFRANVSLAVDMKRAGETDELDQTVSYVGVYDICKEVIEGKPFKLIEAVAEKVASSILTQYEGQIFGCRVEIIKPDPPIPGHYKEVAVEITRGQFV is encoded by the coding sequence ATGGATTATATTCATTTAAAAGAAATGCAGTTTTTTGGTTATCACGGTGTATTACCGGAAGAAAACGTATTAGGACAACGCTTTCGGGCTAATGTTTCGCTTGCTGTTGATATGAAACGTGCAGGTGAGACGGATGAGCTGGATCAGACGGTTAGCTATGTGGGCGTTTATGATATTTGTAAAGAAGTAATTGAAGGGAAGCCGTTTAAATTGATTGAAGCAGTAGCGGAAAAAGTTGCTTCAAGCATTTTAACGCAATATGAAGGTCAGATTTTTGGGTGCCGCGTCGAAATTATTAAGCCTGACCCTCCAATTCCGGGACATTACAAAGAAGTCGCGGTTGAAATTACAAGAGGACAATTCGTATGA
- a CDS encoding 2-amino-4-hydroxy-6-hydroxymethyldihydropteridine pyrophosphokinase, translating into MMTTAYLSIGTNIGEREQNLQDAVKLLTAHEAISVTAISSIYETAAVGYTDQADFLNIAVALETELDAYELLAECQKIENDLGRVREFRWGPRIIDLDILLYGQQQYETEKLIIPHPRMYERAFVLVPLEEIMTQNYDMLVGVQKALHALDIEKEGVNLWKKINTVAEFVPFEN; encoded by the coding sequence ATGATGACGACAGCGTACTTATCGATCGGTACAAATATAGGTGAGCGTGAGCAAAACTTGCAAGACGCGGTAAAGCTGCTCACCGCACATGAGGCGATATCTGTAACAGCGATTTCTTCAATTTATGAAACAGCAGCAGTAGGCTATACAGATCAGGCAGATTTTTTGAATATCGCCGTTGCTCTTGAAACGGAACTCGATGCCTATGAGCTTCTTGCGGAGTGCCAAAAAATCGAAAATGATCTTGGCCGTGTCCGTGAATTTCGGTGGGGACCACGAATAATCGATTTGGATATTTTGTTGTATGGTCAACAACAGTATGAAACCGAAAAATTAATAATTCCACATCCTCGTATGTACGAGCGTGCATTTGTGCTTGTACCGTTAGAGGAGATTATGACGCAAAATTATGATATGCTTGTAGGCGTGCAAAAAGCGTTACATGCACTTGATATAGAGAAAGAAGGCGTCAATCTGTGGAAGAAAATCAATACGGTCGCAGAATTCGTGCCTTTCGAAAACTAA
- a CDS encoding transcriptional regulator, whose amino-acid sequence MEENQYGRRIRAFRKLKRIQQTEFAKHIGISVTILGRIERGEKKPSEEQLQTIADVLQIDIKELKGE is encoded by the coding sequence GTGGAAGAAAATCAATACGGTCGCAGAATTCGTGCCTTTCGAAAACTAAAACGAATTCAGCAAACCGAATTTGCAAAACATATTGGTATATCTGTAACAATTTTAGGGCGAATTGAACGAGGCGAGAAGAAACCCTCTGAAGAACAACTTCAAACAATTGCAGATGTATTACAAATAGATATAAAAGAATTAAAAGGTGAGTAA
- a CDS encoding tRNA-dihydrouridine synthase, with protein sequence MSNIDQKPFQIGDIIMDNRVVLAPMAGICNSAFRLTVKEFGAGLVYAEMISDKALNTRNKKTLDMLYIDERENPMTLQIFGGDKENLVEAAKFVDKHTTADIIDINMGCPVNKIIKCEAGAKWLLDPNKIYEMVSAVVDAVDKPVSVKMRIGWDEERVFAVENAQAAERAGAAAIAMHGRTRVQMYEGKANWDVLAEVKKNISIPFIANGDVETPEDAKRILEHTKADGVMIGRAALGNPWMIYQTVKYLESGVQIPEPSVREKMDVCLLHFERLKALKGEKVAVREMRKHASWYLKGIRGNGKIRNAINLTETEQELRILLNSVADEYEEEAVIV encoded by the coding sequence GTGTCAAACATCGACCAAAAGCCATTCCAAATAGGCGATATTATTATGGATAACCGGGTCGTTCTTGCTCCGATGGCAGGAATTTGCAACTCTGCTTTCCGGTTAACGGTAAAAGAGTTTGGAGCGGGGTTAGTCTATGCGGAAATGATCAGCGATAAAGCGTTGAACACCCGCAACAAAAAAACATTGGACATGCTTTATATTGACGAGCGGGAAAACCCGATGACGCTGCAAATTTTTGGAGGAGACAAAGAAAATTTAGTAGAGGCAGCGAAATTTGTAGACAAACATACAACAGCCGACATTATCGATATCAATATGGGATGTCCTGTAAACAAAATTATTAAATGTGAAGCTGGCGCAAAATGGCTTCTTGATCCGAATAAAATTTACGAAATGGTTTCAGCAGTTGTCGATGCAGTTGATAAACCCGTTTCTGTAAAAATGCGTATCGGTTGGGATGAAGAGCGTGTATTCGCTGTGGAAAATGCCCAGGCAGCAGAACGTGCAGGTGCAGCCGCTATCGCGATGCATGGCCGAACTCGTGTGCAAATGTATGAAGGTAAAGCAAACTGGGACGTTTTAGCCGAAGTGAAGAAAAATATTAGCATCCCGTTTATCGCAAATGGGGATGTGGAAACACCGGAAGATGCAAAGCGCATTCTGGAACATACAAAGGCAGATGGGGTCATGATTGGTCGTGCTGCTTTAGGAAATCCATGGATGATCTATCAAACGGTAAAATACTTGGAATCAGGTGTTCAAATTCCAGAGCCTTCAGTTCGTGAAAAAATGGATGTTTGTTTATTGCATTTTGAACGTCTAAAAGCACTTAAAGGTGAAAAAGTGGCGGTTAGAGAAATGCGTAAACATGCATCATGGTACTTAAAAGGTATTCGTGGAAACGGAAAGATCCGTAATGCCATCAATTTAACGGAGACCGAGCAAGAATTACGTATTCTTCTAAACAGTGTTGCAGATGAATACGAAGAAGAAGCAGTAATTGTATAA
- a CDS encoding lysine--tRNA ligase: MSNIEELNDQLLVRRQKMTDIRENGMDPFGSRFERTHLSNEVIAENEQFNKEQLEENSREVVIAGRIMTKRGKGKAGFAHIQDLAGQIQIYVRKDAIGEEAYELFNKADLGDIVGVKGNVFRTQVGELSVKATEFTFLTKALRPLPDKFHGLTDVEQRYRQRYVDLMTNDESKTTFIQRSKIIRAIRNYLDNNGYLEVETPMLHTIAGGAAARPFITHHNALDMELYMRIAIELHLKRLIVGGLEKVYEIGRVFRNEGISTRHNPEFTMIELYEAYADYNDIMDLTENLIAHVAQDVLGTTSVQYGEDTIELGVGWKRVHMVDAVKEATGVDFWAPMTVEEARKHAAEHGVEIKDAHEVGHIINEFFEQKVEETLVQPTFVTGHPVEISPLAKKNPEDPRFTDRFELFIVRREHANAFTELNDPIDQRERFEAQMAEKEAGNDEAHEMDNDFIEALEYGMPPTGGLGIGIDRLVMLLTNSPSIRDVLLFPTMRHTTK, encoded by the coding sequence GTGTCAAATATCGAAGAATTAAACGACCAACTTTTGGTGAGACGCCAGAAGATGACAGATATTCGTGAAAACGGTATGGACCCATTCGGCAGCCGTTTTGAACGCACACATTTATCGAACGAAGTTATTGCAGAAAATGAGCAATTTAATAAAGAACAGTTAGAAGAAAATTCACGTGAAGTAGTAATCGCCGGACGTATTATGACGAAGCGCGGTAAAGGTAAAGCAGGTTTTGCGCATATCCAGGACTTAGCAGGCCAAATCCAAATTTATGTACGTAAAGATGCTATTGGTGAAGAAGCATATGAATTGTTCAACAAAGCAGATCTTGGTGATATCGTAGGGGTAAAAGGAAACGTATTCCGTACGCAAGTTGGAGAGCTGTCTGTTAAAGCGACAGAGTTCACTTTCTTAACAAAAGCATTACGCCCGTTACCTGATAAATTCCACGGTCTGACAGACGTAGAACAACGCTACCGTCAACGCTATGTAGACTTAATGACAAACGACGAATCAAAAACAACATTTATCCAACGTTCAAAAATCATCCGAGCAATCCGCAACTATTTAGATAACAATGGTTATTTGGAAGTGGAAACACCGATGCTGCATACAATTGCAGGTGGTGCTGCGGCTCGCCCGTTCATTACACACCACAATGCATTGGATATGGAATTATATATGCGTATCGCGATCGAGCTGCATTTAAAACGTTTAATCGTTGGTGGTTTGGAAAAAGTATATGAAATCGGCCGTGTATTCCGTAATGAAGGAATTTCAACTCGTCACAACCCGGAATTCACAATGATTGAATTATATGAAGCATATGCAGACTACAACGATATTATGGACTTAACAGAAAACCTTATTGCACATGTAGCCCAAGATGTTCTTGGTACGACATCTGTACAATATGGTGAAGATACAATTGAATTAGGTGTTGGCTGGAAACGTGTGCATATGGTAGATGCAGTTAAAGAAGCAACGGGTGTAGACTTCTGGGCTCCGATGACTGTAGAAGAAGCACGTAAACATGCTGCTGAACACGGCGTGGAAATTAAAGATGCACATGAAGTAGGTCACATCATCAATGAATTCTTTGAGCAAAAAGTAGAAGAAACATTAGTACAACCTACATTCGTAACAGGTCACCCTGTGGAAATTTCTCCGTTAGCGAAGAAAAATCCTGAAGACCCACGCTTCACAGATCGTTTTGAGCTATTCATTGTTCGCCGTGAGCACGCTAATGCATTCACAGAATTAAATGATCCAATCGATCAACGCGAGCGCTTTGAAGCCCAAATGGCCGAAAAAGAGGCAGGAAATGACGAAGCACATGAAATGGATAATGACTTCATCGAAGCATTAGAATACGGTATGCCACCAACAGGTGGTTTAGGTATCGGTATCGACCGCTTAGTAATGTTATTAACGAACTCACCATCAATTCGTGATGTATTGTTATTCCCGACAATGCGCCATACAACAAAATAA